DNA from Triticum aestivum cultivar Chinese Spring chromosome 7D, IWGSC CS RefSeq v2.1, whole genome shotgun sequence:
TCATGCCCCATAGCCCCGTGCCAGAAGCTAGGAAAGGCGGTCGAGGGGATTCTTAGGAAATTAGACAGTTCCCTTTAACATTAATCAAGATCAGCATCATCACAAGATTACTAACATGGCAAACCGCATATGACCAACTAGTAACATCTGGCATATGCACATATGGACCAATGGTGTCAGCAGATATAGGTTTAGAACATAAGAGTTCACAGGGAACTCTAGTGTTACAACGTCTTCAAACATGGTGGTGAAGACGAGGTGGTCATCCGTCATAGAGGAAGTAGTGTGTATGGATCAAGGACCCACCAAAATGTACATGACTCAAGCATGGTGAAAACGAGAAAAGAAGCTAGCTTTTTCGGTTAaacttgagttatagggatcccacactattaagagaAGATCAAAGGCGTTCGTGAAAGATTTGCTCAAGTCGACATTTTCACTACATATTCACTTCTCATATGCATCCCAAAAATCTTAGCCGTCTGTGGGAGTGGGTGATCTAATTGCTTGGCACTATGAGAAAAGTGAGATGTTTTTTTGTTAAAAGTGCGTATAGACTTGCATTAAATCTCAAGGATTGTAAAGGTGAGACAGGAATATCCAGTAGTGTTGTTAATGAGGAAAGAAGAATATGGGATGTAATTTGGAAGGCCAAAGTTCCgcaaaaaattagaatttttgcCTGGAGAGCCGCGACCAACAGTTTGGCGGTTCAGGTAAATAGAGTAATTCATCGCCAAACGGCGTCAGGTTTATGCACTATATGTGGTGTTCAGGATGAAAATATTTTCCATGCCCTTGTGACCTGTCCTAAGGCACGTGCTTTGCGTTTCGCCATGGGGAAAGTGTGGAATATTCCGTAGGAGGAGGTGTTCAGATTTACGGGTCGGATTGGTTCCTCATTCTGCTAGACCAGCTGGGACCTCTTGTACGCGAGCAAgtgttatttatgttttagagAGCTTGGCATCTGAGGAACGATTTGATATTTGGAAGAGCGAAAGATTCTGTGACCGCCTCTGTTATCTTCGTAAATCCTTTACGACTGCCAATGCGTGTGGTCAACCGGATTTAAGCGACAAAGGTAAAGGGGTGATAGGAAACGGGAAGTTCTTTACTCCGCCAACAATTGCTCATGCTCTTTGGAAGCCTCCAGATCTGGAGTATATTAAGGTAAATGTTGATGCTAGTTTTGTGGAGAGCATGAGATCTGCTAGTGTTGGGGTTATCGCTAGGAATAATTAGGGAGAAGTCCTGATTTCTTCTTGGGATTTTATCCGTTCGTGCTCCGGAGCGGATGAAGCGGAGCTTCGTGCGTGCCTCGCTGGGCTTTACATTGATATTACTCTACACAAACCAATTATTTTAGAAATTGATTGTCCCTTTGTTGCATCTTTTCTGTCAAAACAAACCATTGACAGGTCTCCTCTTGTGGATCTAAAAAAGGAAGCGATCAGTGTCTCAAAGTTTATTGAGAATCTCAAGATTGTGAAGATTGATAGGCAGGCTAACAAGGTGGTGCATGAGATTGCTAAATTTAGTTTTGATAGCAGGTCCGATGATGTGCTTTGTAATAGTGTTTCACCCTGCGTGGGTAACTATGTTATGAACGATTGTAAGAATCTTGTTAATTAGTTAATATATGGAtggggtttttcaaaaaaaaagtaaaATCTTAGCCAGTAAATTTTTGAAGCATGGTTTAGTACAATTTTAAAGCAtaacttttttcaaaaaaaagtccATCCAAACATGTCAATATGAAATCTAATTTTTGAATATCTCAACACGAGTAATGCAAAGGTGAAACTGCACGTGATTTGGACACGTTATTCGAGAGATAAATCATTTTTAAAAATCAAATATatgaaaaaagcaaaaaataaactCACCCGTCTCTTCCGCACATGGGAAAAAAATCCCACCAAaactttctactccctccgttccataatataagaatgtttctGACAGCaccgctcttatattatgagacggagggagtaattacgAAAAGTGATCGTGTCACCGCCAAAGGAGTGGAGTAACCTTTGCGATGGGCAAGTGATTTTGCTTTGTAGCGTGCATGCCCTGACATGTTTGGTGCGATGGGATCTATGGGCATGCATTCCCACTAGTTATGACTTGACCGTCTGCTTATTCGACATCTAACGTGGCTAATACTGAGCATGTGCGTTGTGTTAAGATAGGTGAGATTAACCACTGCACTCCACATGCAATGCAGCAATCTGTCGGTAGCGCGCGGCAACCGGTCTACTTCGTCCGATGAAAAGTATACATCTAGGAATTTTAAGACAAATTATAAAGTGGTGTAAAAAATGCATTGAGAAgatgcaagccaccatctctcacctctttaattacccaaccctCAATGAGCTAAATGCATGTAAAAATTAAGAAGACTATATATAGAatgctattggtcttgattaccgtgtgatgagagaaAGCACTTTAAAATGCATTGGGAAAATAGAAGTACACTTTTTTGTAGATAAATTTTAAACCCAAacgtacactcttcaccggacggagggagtacttcggtGGAAGTGCCCTCTTTGCACCAGCATGAGAATCTCTTCGATCCGTCTTCCTGATTTCGAGTTCCAGTTCCACACATTCCAGTCAAAGTCCGGCTGGAGCTTGCTCGGTACCCGGCGATGGCCTCTATATATACAGGTGCTGGGGCATTGCGGTTTCCAGTACAGCAGCCGTTCTTCCATTTCGCTGACAAAAAACTAGCGCAGCGCCACCGCGAATCATAAACAATGGCACCCAATTTGTCTTGCCGTTTCCTGGCTCGGTTGCTTCTCACCGTCCTCATCACACTCTTTCTTCTCAGGGTCGACCTTGCCAGCGTCGCTCGTCATCACACTCTTCCTTGCAAGAGTAAGTACGTACAGGAACGATACGATTCCTACACTCTTATCTAAGTATCGGCAGCTTTTCCTTCCGTCTATAGTAACAGTATATGGTTATATCACATTCAGTTACCGCTGTATCACGCCTTCTCTCACATCATTTTTAGGCCTCCTTTGATTTGAAAGAGTTCTCTAGGATAGGATTTTTATAGAAAAAAATCCTTTAAGAGTCCTTCGGTATGTTTGTAGGAATATAATTCTGTTCATCTGGAGGAAATCTTTTTATCCTCCACATTTTATAGAAACATAAATATTAGCCTGGACTCGATAGAAAGTATCATATGATGTGAACCAGAGGATATCTCTCTTACTATCTCCGCACAGAATTTGAGATACAtgacatctcatttcctacaagttTCTTATTCCTATGATATTCGGCCTGATATACGTTTTGAACATTGTCACAGTGCATAACCCGAACGTCTGCCCGCCAATAGGTCACCGAGGATAGCCGCGGTCGGCAGAGCACATGAGATCCCGAAAGGAAAGCATCTGCGACGGCCCTTGGATGAGCTGGATGGTTTTTTAGGCTACGTACCCATAGCTGGTTTTCTGCCTACAAGTGGGATTTTTCCGTTAATTTATCGTTCTAGTAAGTTCCTCTGAATAAATTATGGGACCGGTAGCTGTGGTTATTCAGTAGGTGGTAAACACAGGCATGCCCCACTTTTGTATTGAGAAAAGACATGTGTATCATTTGTTTGCCCAATAATCCTGCATTCACTCCTAAATTTCACATCTCAAATTGTATCAGTTGTATCAGAGATCATTAGATAAAACACATCCTTTTTCTTCACGTGTAGACAAAACATACCCTTGATTGGGCCTTAAATGGCAGCCATGTTCATTTGGAACGCGTGAGTGCAAAACACGGAAATTGAAAATGGCCTTTGCACCAACTAAACATAAATACATATCACAAAAGTTACCGGATGCAATCAAAAGAACGAGAAACGTGGCCTATAAATGATGTTCTGGCTAGAACCTTTTCTTTTTGCAGAAACTGGCTAGAATAGACCTAACAACAGCTAATCCCGCCTTCCACTCAGACACTCGGTTATTGGTCCGGTTACACCATCGTAATTATCGTCTGAGCAAGCGCCTCAACTAAAGATGGACATGAATGCAAAAGGGTAATCCAAGT
Protein-coding regions in this window:
- the LOC123170215 gene encoding uncharacterized protein; this translates as MSNGERRPWIGMNAHHLFDQRFQSSHRPLVHPSRSPLVDLKKEAISVSKFIENLKIVKIDRQANKVVHEIAKFSFDSRSDDVLCNSVSPCVGNYVMNDCKNLVN